Proteins from a genomic interval of Amphiura filiformis chromosome 9, Afil_fr2py, whole genome shotgun sequence:
- the LOC140160736 gene encoding uncharacterized protein → MILRWLLFASFSVHVFAVCDDPNAQVIIVGGGPAGIYAATGLIEQHGIEDFLMLEETDRPEGYLYPIDFGGLSFRPGALYGLTPIKPLMMELGIGLVATDNSSYTVYNYNGEDVTAEAREREAAYVAAREKGLPLADDIDRCLRPRPDIPYKAKLGVNGWVAKSDIDKTMEWFNFDFNEGLSTRDVSTGWTYRQAMANLFPDKCFITGRARIILDGMLEQITPARIALNSRTVNVTQTDECVIVTTSDGTEYVGEYAIITNSVGVIQNGGVTFEPSLPPWKSEEFFRYQMGTLDAIFLKFDTKFWDDTEYILHATDRHGYYPAFLNLEAEGYHPAGTNILIGFLTGDEAYRAEHLSDEEVQAEVIGVLRDMYGESNVPDPTEFYMSRFATDVDIYGSFSAYPIGIPPEDSQMRLKGPTGRLYFAPEDAADIHIGNPFGSVLDGFFAAGGVAGCIQNQECDDYTPDRSICKPRPVKQRKNMN, encoded by the exons ATGATTTTGCGTTGGTTGCTTTTCGCTTCATTTAGTGTACATGTCTTTGCTGTTTGTGATGATCCAAATGCCCAAGTGATAATTGTTGGTGGAGGTCCTGCAGGCATATATGCAGCCACTGGTTTAATAGAGCAACATGGCATAGAGGACTTTCTCATGTTGGAAGAAACTGACCGACCTGAAGGGTACTTGTACCCGATTGATTTCGGTGGGCTGAGCTTCCGTCCCGGTGCCTTGTACGGCTTAACACCAATTAAGCCCTTAATGATGGAGCTCGGTATTGGCTTAGTGGCAACCGATAATAGTTCGTACACTGTTTACAACTATAATGGGGAAGATGTTACGGCAGAAGCTAGGGAGAGAGAAGCAGCATATGTTGCTGCGCGTGAGAAAGGTTTACCGTTAGCTGATGATATCGACAGATGTCTACGTCCTCGTCCTGATATACCATATAAGGCAAAGCTTGGAGTCAATGGATGGGTCGCTAAATCCGATATTGACAAGACTATGGAGTGGTTCAACTTTGATTTCAACGAAGGACTTTCTACTCGAGATGTCTCTACAGGTTGGACATATCGTCAAGCTATGGCAAATCTTTTCCCCGATAAGTGCTTCATTACTGGTAGAGCACGAATAATACTTGACGGCATGCTAGAGCAGATAACACCTGCGAGAATAGCTCTCAATTCG CGTACAGTTAACGTCACCCAAACTGATGAGTGCGTTATAGTAACCACATCCGACGGTACTGAATATGTTGGCGAATATGCCATTATCACCAATTCCGTTGGCGTGATTCAAAATGGTGGCGTGACCTTTGAGCCTTCTCTACCCCCGTGGAAGTCCGAGGAGTTCTTCCGATACCAAATGGGGACACTTGACGCAATCTTTCTgaagtttgacaccaaattttgGGACGATACCGAATATATCCTGCACGCAACTGATCGACATGGCTACTACCCTGCGTTTCTGAACTTGGAGGCGGAAGGCTACCACCCAGCTGGAACGAACATTCTGATTGGATTTCTGACTGGTGACGAGGCATATCGAGCAGAACATTTGTCTGATGAAGAAGTGCAAGCAGAG GTGATTGGTGTGTTGAGAGATATGTACGGCGAAAGCAACGTACCAGACCCAACCGAATTCTACATGAGCCGTTTCGCCACCGATGTAGACATATACGGTAGCTTTTCTGCTTACCCGATAGGAATTCCTCCCGAAGATTCCCAAATGCGTCTCAAAGGTCCCACAGGCCGTCTTTACTTTGCTCCAGAAGACGCCGCTGACATCCACATTGGCAATCCGTTCGGCTCCGTACTTGACGGTTTCTTTGCAGCAGGTGGGGTAGCTGGATGTATTCAGAATCAAGAATGTGACGATTATACGCCTGATCGCAGTATCTGTAAGCCACGACCGGTAAAACAACGCAAAAATATGAACTAG